CGCGGGGTGGAGCAGCCCGGTAGCTCGTCAGGCTCATAACCTGAAGGCCGCAGGTTCAAATCCTGCCCCCGCAACCACTGAGACTTGAATCTGCTGCCACTCAAGTCGCTTCCTTGAAAGCTCCTCTGCGTAACCCGCGAGGAGCTTTTGTTTTTTGTCCTCCGTGTCGAGTTCACCGCACAGCTGACGCGCTAAAACATCCTGGTCCACCATTGCCTTGAACTTTGCTTCCATGATTTGCGCGATCTCCATGGCAGCGAGGATGGATGCAATGCGGCCATGCACTTCCAGTGCCGGCGGTTGACGGCCCGGGGTGCTGGCGACGACCACTTTCTGTATGAGTTGGCGGATGATGCCGATCAGCGGCTGCTTGGTCTGGGTATCAGCGTGATCTCGCATCATGTAAAGCATGGCGTGGATCACCGTGCGGACTGTGTCTTCGTTGATCTCGTCGCGCAGATCTGCGAGGCGTTCTGCATCGCTGATTGGCTTGTCCATCGACGGCGCGCTTGCCAGCTGCCGCTCCAGTTCTTCTCGTTCTTCATCGAGCCTGTCGAGCTGGTCGTCGAAGGCCGCGATAGGCCGTCGGCCTTCGGCGGCTCGTTGTGACATCTGGGCGATGATGCCTTCTTGTTCGCGCTTGTTGCGCTCCAGAGCGGCGGCGATGTCCTTGGTTTGATGGGCAGCAGTCTTCTGCTCCGCGAGTTCGCTTTGCAAAACTTTCTCCAAAGTCCGGCGGAAAACGTCCATGTGTACCAAAGCTGCAGGGATGGATGTCAGGATACGGTCCTCGAGTTCTCTGCGGAGGATCGTCTTGTGATTGCTGCAACAGGCTCCGCCAAGAACATCCAGGGGAAGCTTTTTGCGGTGGTTGGTGCAGCCGTACCGATCCTTGGCCATGATTGCATATGGTCCGCCGCACTCGGCACATTCGAGCAGTCCACTCAGGAGATAGCTCGGACGGTGAGTGCGGTTTAGGGGATTAGAGAGTGTCCGTTCGAACTCGCCCCGCACGCCTAACTGCCGCCGCTTGACGGCGGACCAAAGAACGTCGGGGATAATGCGCAGTTCCGGGCGTTCGTCGACGACCCAGTTGTCGCTATCATTATGGCGGGCGATTCTGCGTTCCGTGTCCGGATTTTGCGATACTCGCGGCGGTTCCAGATAGCCCTGCCGAGATAAAGCTCGTTGTTCAGGATGCCGGTCCCGCGGTCGACATGACCGCGGATCGCGGTGTCACGCCACGCAGCCGCGCGCGGGCCCGGAATGCCTCTACGGTTCAGTTCGACTGCGATCTGGCTCGGCGACATTCCGTCGGCATACGACCGGAAAATCTCCTGGACGATCTCGGCTTGTACCGGGTCGACCTCGCGCAGGCCCGGGATGCGCTCTCCATGCGCATCGTACGCGAGTTTGACCCGGTAGCCGTAGGCAAGGCATGTCGTGGCCTTGCCTCGGCGGACCGCGGTCTTCATGCCCTCACGTGTCCTATACCGAATTTGGGCGATGAGCTCTTGGCTGAGTGTCACGCGAAGGCTCATCTCGATATCCGTGACCGAAGAGCCGCCGTACACTGTCCATAGCTCGGTGTTGTGGTAGCGGAGGCGCTTCAAGAATCCATTGCCGTGCTCGGCGTCGCGTGAAATGCGGTCAACCGTCACGCACAGGACGAGGTCGACCTTGCCGCTCGTGATCCGTTCCAGAACGCGCTGGATGCCTGGGCGCGTCATGTAGTCGGAGCCGCTGACCGCTCTGTCGGAGTAGGTGTCGACCAGCTGCCAACCACGGTCCTCGATGAAGCTCTGACACAGTTCGACCTGGGTCTCGATGGACACATCTGTCTGTCGATCAGTGGAGTAGCGTGCGTATATAATGGCGGTTTTGGCGTTTTTTGCGGTCATGGCTTCCCCCGACGATCCTCGCCAGTTAGTGAATGGTACCTACTGCCACAAGGGGGCCGCTTCCCACGATTCTGGTGCAAACGGCGTTTTATGAAGTAATGGGGGGAGAGGGGACTTGGACTGCAGACGGCGTTTGCGATGCGCCAGCTGCCTGCCGCATCACCTGTGGTCACTGAAGGCACCGGTCATTCGTCCGGCTCGGGATTGATTCCAAGATGCACTTTGCGCCGGAAATCCCATTTGCCGTCGACGTATCTGTCGATGAGGTCGCCGAGTGCCTCGTCGGACTTATTCCGGTCGAAACCCTGCTCGACCAAGGCTTCCAAGATATCGGTCTCGACCTTGTTCATCCGCGCGGGATTGCCTTCCCGCTCGGCGAGTTTGGCTGTTCCGAGGATGAGCCATCGAAGCGCGACGCGGGCGATGTCGTCGCGGCCCGGTCGCCGGAGCCGTCGCTGCTCATCGCGGTAGGCCTGCTGGCGCTCTCGCTGGTCTCGCAGGCGCTGGGTGCGTGATCTCGCCATCTTAGCCTCCCCCCGCAAACGGCGTTCGTCCGAGAATCGAAGATATCGAATGTGGAATCGGAGACGGCGTTGGCAGTGAGTGTGATCGACAGACGGAGATCGCTTGTGAGCAGAAATCGCAGACCGGGCGATCCCACTCGGCAGCCCGACTGTCTGTGGGGGGTGTAAATAGTGCGTCGAGCATCTCAGTCACCTAGCCCTCGCATGTAGACGACATTGCCGACCTTGCCGCGAACCAGATCGCTGCTGAGCGTACAAGCCTCAAGTTCTGAGAAACGCGCCGGATCATACTCCTTGAAAACGGACGGCCGGTAACAGTCAGCCCGGAAGGGCAGCCATAAAAAACCTTGAATACGCACGGGTTCCGCGTCGTCGAGAATGTTCGCCCGGATCATCGCTGAGGTCCAATCCTGGGTCAGTCTGTCCGTCTCCTCGACAGAATTGATAGACGTGACCAAGCGCGGGACATGCCCGTAGTCCTCCTCGAAAATCTGCTCCTGATATGGCCGCTCGAAGAGGATCTGCCCCCGATCAAGGAGCAGGATGCGATGGATGTCGACGAAGCTCGGCAGCTCCGCATGCAGCTGCACCATTCGGCCGTCAAGCCTGACTTCATCGCCGCCGTATCGTGCCGTCAGTTTGATATAGGCGTGATGCA
The Rhizobium glycinendophyticum DNA segment above includes these coding regions:
- a CDS encoding recombinase family protein — encoded protein: MTAKNAKTAIIYARYSTDRQTDVSIETQVELCQSFIEDRGWQLVDTYSDRAVSGSDYMTRPGIQRVLERITSGKVDLVLCVTVDRISRDAEHGNGFLKRLRYHNTELWTVYGGSSVTDIEMSLRVTLSQELIAQIRYRTREGMKTAVRRGKATTCLAYGYRVKLAYDAHGERIPGLREVDPVQAEIVQEIFRSYADGMSPSQIAVELNRRGIPGPRAAAWRDTAIRGHVDRGTGILNNELYLGRAIWNRREYRKIRTRNAESPAIMIATTGSSTNARNCALSPTFFGPPSSGGS